The window cctccccactccgCAGCTGACACAGTCACCGTGTAGAAAGGCCCTTCCAGCTGCCTCCCCATGTCCCTCGGTGCCCATCATCCTTTACAGACTGGCTTGACCCAGGGCTGTCTGTTGCCCATCTGAACCAACTTCCTACCTAACAAATCAATTGGATTTAGGGGTTTCCTTCCTTTCACAAGAAGCTAATCACAATGTGGGCCTCTGGCCAGAACTTTGGCAGTGGGGAGCCGAGGCGGGAGACAGACTCAGTTTACATTGAATGCCTTCTGTGCCATTGAATTTTGTACCATGTGCATGAATCACTTACTTAGATTTAAAACATGCAGAGATCTACTTTCCCCAGCCCTGTGCACCCTCCAAGGACTGCAGACATTGGCAGTGAGATGGGCCCAAAGTGGGGCAGTAGTGAAGCCAGGGTGGTCAGTCTCCATGTAGCCAAGTTGATGGAGAAAGTGATTTTCCACAAACGGGACTCGTGTTCGTCTTAAACTCTCATGCAGCCTGCTTCTAGGGCTTCGGTTTTACGGCAAGCAAGTTCTGTTCTGAGTGCAAAAGCCGTGGGCTTTCTCTAGTGGTGCCTGGGGCAGGAGTAGCGCGAGGGCATGCAGGCTGCTTGGTGAGGTGGTTGTAGCTTGCCCTACCCACACTCTGTACCACCTTGTACCCACCTCTGGCCTCAGGAGAAGGGCCACCTACACAGGCGGGAGAGGGATGCAGACGCAAGGTGAGAACTGGGATAGAGAGTCAGAAGGCCCACATTCAGCTCTGAGGCATCTTCAGAAAAGACACTTTACCTccgtgagcctcagtttcccctctacAGAGGAGCATAACTGTACAGTCCTCACAGCATTGTAATGagagtgaaataaagaaaattttctcttatttaacaaatgctctacctactatgtgccaagcactgttttaaTCTCCTTACCAATGAAAACGAGGCACAGAGAGTTTCAGTGGCACATCCAAGATCACACGCATCTGGaaaggggcagagccaggatccCAGCCTGACGGTCTGGGTCCAGATGCCACATGCTTAACCCCTTCTCTGTAAGGACGAGGGACATGTCCCATGGTGGTGTctcctcatttcttcttttagtaACTTCTGTGGGACTGGAAATTTCCACTACTGTCCCCTCCCCTTTTTCGGTTGGTTGATTTGTTCTTGGGTGTGACAGGGTAGCTTATAATTCCCACAGTTTTTTCTACCAGGATTCCTCCCACTCCCAAACCCCTAAGCCAGTGGCACTCAGAGCTGGATGCTGAGCACTGCAGTCACTAAGAGTGAGACTGGGTTTGCAGCCTGGCCCTGCATATGCAGACAATGACCAAATGACCCCGCACTGGCCAGCTATTTAATATTGAGCGACTGTGGAGGCTTGGGAGGACTGAGGAAtacattacttatttttatttttgactatggtaaaatacacacaacataaaatttaccattttaaccatttttaagtgtacagttcaatattaagtacatttacattgccGCGCAACGatccatcttcagaactttttcatcttattaaactgaaactctgtatccattaaacaagAACTCCTCATtgcccccttccccagcccctggtaaccaccattctactttctatccctatgaatttgactactctagggacCTCATCTAAGTAGAATCACACTTTGCCTTTTTGTGGATGGCTCATTTCAGTTAGCAacatgtcctccaggttcatccatgttgtagcaagtttcagaatttccttcttttttagggctgcatagtgttccattgtgtgtataaaccacattttgtttatccattcatccatagatggacacttggattgcttcaatttcttggctattgtgaataatattaatatgaaCATTGGTGTGCAAATACCTCTTTAAGActctgatttcagttcttttgtgtgtatacccagaagtggaattgctgggtgatatggcaattttatttttaattttggggggaccttccctactgttttccatagctgcTGTGCCACGTTATGTTCCCACCAGTATTGCACAAGGGCTCCGGCTCACCGCATTCTTACCAACTTGTTATCTTCAGAGTTCgttcctttttttatttaatggCATCCATCCTGATGCGTATGAGATTGCACCTCATTGTGgtacattattaatttttgttatgtAACAACATACATTTTATACCTTCTGCAATATTCAGGTGTTGCTTCCGTCTTGTATCTGTTGCCGAATATATCTCAGTTGTAGGTATTCACACAATCACACGATATTGGAAGGATAGTTTGGTCCTTAAGTAGgtggctttgatttttttttttttgagacggagtcttgctctgtcgcccaggctggagtgcagtggcgtgatctcggttcactgcaagctacgcctcccgggttcacgccattctcctgcctcagcctcccgagtagctgggactaccggtgcccaccaccacgcctgaccaattttttatacttttaagttagccaggatcgtctccatctcctgacctcgtaatccgcctgcctcggcctcccaaagtgctgggattttttaATGGTTTCCTTGGTGATGGTGGGATTTTGTTGACTCTCACACTCCTGGGGAACATAGAGAATAGCATCCACCCTAATCAACCTCTCTCCTCTCAGGAGCTCGATGAGTCGTCGCGTCCAGGTGAGTCTCCCTCAGGTGCATCATGTGCCTAATCCAAAGGCCCTGCAACGAACTTCCCTAGGAGCCCAGTTCAGCCAGGGGCCTACTTAGGTACACGACAGGAGGAATGGCAAACAGTTTCTCAAACTGACCTCTCAGCTGTTCATTTGTCAAAATACAGTTTCACATTACTGCTTTTCCCATTTTGATTCACAGAAATGAGAGACCAGGCAAGTTACAGAGGATGAGCCTCTTAAAATAAGTCCTATGAATACATATTAGTCGTGTTTGAGGCAGAGCTCTGCGCTGGTAATGGAAAGAAATCCATGATCcaggaaatagaaaaatgcagCTTGTCAAATAATATGAATAgtctgacataatttttttttcttttctttttttttttgagacggagtctcgctctgttgcccaggctggagtgcagtggtgccatctcggctcactgcaacctccgcctcccgggttcaggcgattctcctgcctcagcctcccaagtagctgggactacaggcacacgccaccacacccagctaatttttgtatttttagtagagacagggtttcaccatgttagccaggatggtctcaatctcccgacctcgtgatccgcccaccttggcctacctaaatgctgggattacaggcatgagccaccacgcccagcctagtcCGACATAATGTAGGTAAAAAGTACCTATATTTATGCTTAACGATACATAGACATATTCCAAAAGGATACTACAGAATTAACACTGGGTACCTTTTTGGGGACCGGGAGTTGGGGGGGTGCTTCAAATCTTTTACTTTTTACCTCATACTCGTTTACACGATTTGAATCTCTAGCCATAGCATGTatcacttttataataaaaataaagctttaaaattgtcattttaggaaaataaaaagggtTGTAAAAGGGGATATACTAGTAATTTATGTCATGCCTCCAGCTGTGGAGAAATAACCCTGGCTTAGGCCGGCTTCCCTGGAAGCAGAGTCTGAGATGAAGCTCTGGGATAAGGGATGTGTTGAGGGTGTGGCCTTGGGAGAAACGAACTAGGGTAAGGGAGgaagcactggggaaagggaagcgCTGGGAAAGGATGTGGCTTTCCACGAAGCCCTGCTTTCACCTGATCCCGCGGGCAGCTCTGGTGCATAAATGCCTCAAGTTTGACCTGCCCTGAAACAAGGGAGTTGGgcttttcctccctcttccccgACTCAGCCCTTAGCTATGGCTGTCGGTGGGGTGAACTGGGAGCGGGGAGAACTCTCAGGCTCCAGCTGGCTCCAGTCAACCAAGGCGGCCCCCACAAAAGGGTGCAGGTGTGCGCCATTAGCGCCAGCACCTGCTGCTGGGGGCGGGAGGGGACGCTGGGCTGCCAGAAGGGATCCCAGGGGAATCTGGGCTTCAACCCCTTTCCCCAGTGACTTGGGAATCGAACCCAAACTGGCTTCCTTATAAACAAATGTATAAACTGTAAATTGATGtaggaaatgtttttcttttctgttttctttttgatggctATGGGAAGGTACAGGCTACAGGACATTGTATTAAATAGCAGCTTAAATactcaaaaaaagatataaagagtAAAAAACATCAGTTTGCAAGAGTCCGATCAGACAGCAAGACTTTTGCAGTGGTGGGAAAATCACTGGAAGGCTGGAGAAGAGGATGTGCCAGCCTGCTCTCAGGAAGCAGGCGGCGAGGGTTCTGATCTGGCTACTGTTAGTGGTCAagaagacttttttatttttttcacttccttggCAATGTATATCTCACCACTGATTATATCTCCCTTCCGGCATTGAGAAGTTGAGGAAATTCAAAGacagatttgaacccaggactaGATAACCCAGAGAATAAGGCCAAAGAAAGGCAGGGGTGGCTCTAGGAGGCTGTATTCTAAGGCCTACAATTCTCTGGGCTGCCttgacatctctgagcctcacagAGGCCCAAGGGCTTAACTGTGAGTTCCTCTGTGAGTTCCCCTGCCCTCACCAGGCATGCCCCTGACCCAGCAGGCAAGGTCTCCCACCTGACCAGTACCCTGTCAGTCACCACCACTCACCCAGCCACCAACCTAATGGGTTTCCCCTCACTGCCCGTCTGTGAAATTACTCAAGCAAGACAGGAAACTCCTCCCATGGGAACACAGGGTTACCTGGTCCTCTTGCTACTACAAGGCATGACCCCCACGGCCCCTGCCGGTCCACTCTGTTCCCAAGTGCAAGCCCCATGTGGCCCTGCATAACATGCTGTGTCCTCCTCCCCCAGGCAGTGAGTCTAGTGACTAATAAGCTGCTGTCCATCACATCTGTCCAGTGGGGGAAGGGTTGCATTTGGGCTTCTCCCACTATTTAGGACAGGGACCCCTCCCTCACCAATAGGGTAAGTAGGAAGTAATCAGAACAGAGGGACGTTTTGAGTCACAAGCCTTTTTGGGAACATGCTGTATGTGCAAACTCTTAATACCAGCAGCAAGTCCCAGTTGCTTTTCCTTTGCCTATGAAGCAGAGCTTACTTCTCTGAACAATGCAGTAAGTTTTAAAAGCTGACCAGTATAACAAAGGAAGTGTCTTAGAGAAAACAacagggctgggtgaggtggctaatgcctgtaatctgcgcactttgggaggctgaggcaagaggactgcttgaggctaggagtttgagaccagcctgggcaacatagtgagacccccatctcttaaaaaaaaaaccccacaaaaaacaaaaaaccaaccaaccaaaaaaacctgactgggcacggtggcatgcctatagtcccagctactcaagaagctgaggtaaGAAAATTACcccagtccaggagttcaaggctgcagtgggctttgattgtaccactggactccagcctgagtgacagagcaagaccccatctcttaaaaaagagagagagaaaacaacagatgtatttggaaacactcttctcttatttctcttctgcttgcaatggcaaaatgctgtctccTGGGATATCCAAGATAACGTAGCTGCTGTGATGCTAGGCTAACCTGAAAAGTGAACTACTGAAATTCTAGCTCTAGAAAAGACAGACTAGTTGTCTTATTAGTTCTATActtataaaagataaattatcACTAGGATTACTAAGAAGAATTTTCTGTTAGATCATTTTTCTCAATTCTCCACTACAGACTCATCTACTCACCTGAGGATTATGAGGATTATGAGTTTTATGGAGCAAAATTTGCCTAGAACAGGTTGTCAGCTTCTGTGGACACAGTCTTCTACCCTCAGAAATCCCATtggaagaaagaacaaatgaagcATCCCAAGGACTGGAGGATTCTCTTCCCCCAGGGTATTCAAGGAAGACACTGGGGAACAAATTGAACAAAGTTTATTTCATCAACAATGAAAAATGCCCAGAAGGAAATGAAGCACAAGATTCAGTTACACAAAGATGAAAGCTATTGACCACTTGGCCACTTCTCATactaaaagagaaggaaataacacGAAGTACTGGAAGTGACATTATATTGTCCTCATGGTGACAACCAGGATGGGCCTGACATAAGCCAGTCCAGGCTGTATGTGTGGCCCGAGTGCACACATGCGGTTTCTCTGGCCACCGAATCAGAACCAGCTGGGCCCCACAAGTCAGTCTCTGGGGGCTGTGATTCTGCATTGCAAACAAGTCCTTGGGTAGCTCTCAGGGTTCACCAAGATTTGAGAACCACTAGTGTGGCTGACTCCAGTGAAACAGTCCCACTTTTACTGCTTTCAACTGTCATTTATATAGATTCAGGCAAAGAATGGTTTTTAGAATGATGCCCGATGTAGCAAATAAAATGATCTCAACATATAGTTTATCTTTGCTGCAGTCTTTTCTCAGATGGGAAGAACAGATTATCCCTCTCTGCCACATAATTTGTTCCCTTGAGGTTTCATAGCATCCAGAAAGTTCAGGTGTTCCCATGTCCACTTCCCATTGCCTTGCCAGGTTCCCATGGAGGAAGGCTGCCCAGCTCTTGGGCCAGTCTTAGATGGGCATTTTCATTCTCCAGGTATACACAGCACATTTCATATCAGTGTGGACTGCCTACTTCAGGCCATGCCAAGGATTATAACTTCTTCTATAACCAGGAACTTCTTACACTCACCTCCAGCTCAGTGAAATTATACTAAGAGGTGATCACTTAAAGGGCACGCAGCTCAGCCCTTCCTAGACAGTCTGGGTGTCATCCCTGGATTAAGCCAGACTTCAAAGAACCACAGTTATAGACCATTTGCCTTACTTAGCCCCAGAGCCTCTTTCTTGAAATGTGCCTTATCATAACCATCTCACCATCTCCTGAGGGAGGCCTTAATCAGTTATCATTCAAAGCCTGCTGCGCTTGAAGATGTCACCCACTGAACCATTCAGTGTCCCCTCTATGAATGGATGCACATGAACATTTTCTTTAGGATCTAACCTGTTTCCCCAGAAGggggtaattttgttttttagagatggggtctcattctgtcacccagagtagagtgcagtggtgcaatcatagctcactgtaacctcaaaccaGGGAAGATGTATGACCTATACAAAGAGATCATCACCTCTTCCTTACTGCTTTGGTGACAAGAAAACTCAAAGCTAAAAATATAGTCCAGATTTTAGCAATTATTTAGGACCTATGACCAGTATTCTCCATTGCAACTGGGGGTGGGCTGGTGGGGTGCATATGAGAATGAGCACACTTCATCCACCACTCCCTCTGGGAAAGATTTCTGCAACACTCTGGTGATACTCATGCCTACCAGAAACTGGGAATGTCCAACGTTTGAGACCTAGCTACTGATGTATCCAAAGCACTAACCAGTACCTGCCATCTGCTAACAGAAATCTTCATGCCCATGGTTGTTCACAGCTCTTTCCGCCTTTGCCAAGGCCCTCGCAACAGAAGCCTCAGAGGCTTTCATGTGGGAGTCATGCAGGTGTCCCTGGGCCCAGGTCTTTGCTGCTCACAGATGTCCAAGCATTGGCTAAGTGACTGGGAATGGCTGACGAGTCATGGACTGGGGaaaggagggtgggagaggagcCCATGGAACTCCTGTCCACCCCAGTATCATAGCCCACAGACTCTCCCCAGTCCCCAACACAGAGAGGGCAACGTGGGACACAGTGAGGATGGAATTGGGCATCATAGGTGAGGTAGGATCTGCAAACTGCACACCCGCTGGTCTTCTGCCATGGctcaagtgaaaatgaaaacagaaactgcCCTTAGGGACAGGGGCAAAAAAAGGGCTGTTCTTCCTTTGTCCAGCAGATGGCACACCAAGCACTTTCTTCTCACCTGGGAGGAAAGGGGGACTAACGGTGACTGCCCGGGGAGTGCTTCTAAACTGAAATGGGAAGACCCCATGGGACTCACGGGGCCTTTCTCTTAAAGCTACGGAGAAGAATGAGCCTCTTGGTTTGAGCTGACACTTCTGATGAAGGGAGGTGCCTCCATTCATGGCCACTCAGGGATTGGTTTGATGAGAAAGCACGAAAACataacaaagttaaaaaataaacacagctcAGCAGTGTGTAAATATACAGAAATGCTATGCACGTGGCTGAGAGAAGCACGGTTAAGCAGGTGCCACGCACCCCTGGGCACTGCCCTAGAAACACTCATGACAGTATCTTCATACAAAATTCTAAAACATGGGACTTTTTGCTCATAAAGAGGCTCCCCAGCGAGCACTGACAACAGACCTGGACTTCATCTCTCAACAGCGGCAGCCAGAGGGAAGGTTAGTGGTCACTGTTCGGTGTCATCCTGGACTTCCAGACATCTCAATTTACAAAAGGCTTCCAAAGCCTAACTGGTCATTAGGTTGAGGAGCTATTATTCGATATTTAAGCTCAGAAACCAAAAACAGCTACACTGACGGCACCCCAACTCATGCAACCTGTCCAGAAACATACAAAACTGGTTTATGCCACCCAGCCAGCCGCAGATCATAGAGAGGTACTTGAATagccagaggcagagacagactCAAGGCCAAGCAAAGAACCTGCAGCAGCGGCACACGGTGCACACGGCGCTGCACTCCGCAATGCCTGTAGCAGGCCAGCCCGCCCCCTATGTGGAAGCTACTGCTTTGACGTTGTTAGATTTTATAGCTGACCTTGGGATGTTCCACCCATCACGTCAAACCTATCTGATATAGGGCTGGAAGAGACTGCTCCTTCACTTTCCCAAAAGGCAGCTAGAGTCACTAaaagaatatctttttccttttaataacaAAAGCCATCATAGCGAGTGAAGTTAAGATATATCTTGTGTGAAAGTCTGTGCACTTTCTATAACTTCAAGGTGACCATGGCTGAATGACAGCAGCAGTAGCAACAACCAACCTTGCTCTTGCACCAGTCATTGAAATTGCACTATGATTTGAAAAGGTCTCCCATTCTTTGCCTCCCACACTTCATACCCTCAAAAACAATTATCCCTTTGAAAACTCTTGTGAGAACAAAATTCCCACTCTGAAAAGAGCAGAAGTGATTTCCCCATGTCTAGGAAGGCAAGAGTTTCTTTAGTCTGCTATTATATTCAGTGCCTTTGGGTGGCTTTTTAAATGCCTTCAGGGAAGGTTTTATTACCTTTATGCCCTTCTCtgaacctgtgtgtgtgtgtgtgtgtgtgtgcgtctgtgtgtctgtgtgcacgcGCGTGCATGCACACGCATATGCATACATGGTATGCTGGACAAGGCAGCTGTCAGTCTTCATCGGCAGCAAGTCTCCACCTGGAGCACAGGTAGACACAGCCGCTGCACAGCAGGAGCAAGACCAGCACAGTGTGACTGAGCGCCAGGACTCCGACTGCAAAGAGGTACAGGGTTTTGTCACAGTAGTCCTGAGGCTGCTGGAAAGGGGGAAGAAAATCAGGCAGGTACACAGAAAAGACCCAGTAGTTTCCCAGGATGAaccagaggaagaggaagaggctcAGCAGGAGGTGGATGTAGTATCTGTGCGCATTCTGCCTCCAGGGGTATTCGTCATCGTCATCGTCATCAATCACCACGGCCTTGGACAGCAGCCGCCTCA of the Homo sapiens chromosome 13, GRCh38.p14 Primary Assembly genome contains:
- the TMEM272 gene encoding transmembrane protein 272 isoform X2; amino-acid sequence: MPGGLEKTCHQCISKIASNACFVVVLCAFLALPLSMTFIGMKFLEDCPIQPLIPLYLLVGGIVGTLKVSLLLYDSTRMRRLLSKAVVIDDDDDDEYPWRQNAHRYYIHLLLSLFLFLWFILGNYWVFSVYLPDFLPPFQQPQDYCDKTLYLFAVGVLALSHTVLVLLLLCSGCVYLCSRWRLAADED
- the TMEM272 gene encoding transmembrane protein 272 isoform 2 (isoform 2 is encoded by transcript variant 2); protein product: MVSLLLYDSTRMRRLLSKAVVIDDDDDDEYPWRQNAHRYYIHLLLSLFLFLWFILGNYWVFSVYLPDFLPPFQQPQDYCDKTLYLFAVGVLALSHTVLVLLLLCSGCVYLCSRWRLAADED
- the TMEM272 gene encoding transmembrane protein 272 isoform X1; the protein is MFLRPQFTSELCQRARTMPGGLEKTCHQCISKIASNACFVVVLCAFLALPLSMTFIGMKFLEDCPIQPLIPLYLLVGGIVGTLKVSLLLYDSTRMRRLLSKAVVIDDDDDDEYPWRQNAHRYYIHLLLSLFLFLWFILGNYWVFSVYLPDFLPPFQQPQDYCDKTLYLFAVGVLALSHTVLVLLLLCSGCVYLCSRWRLAADED
- the TMEM272 gene encoding transmembrane protein 272 isoform 3 (isoform 3 is encoded by transcript variant 3), with the translated sequence MRRLLSKAVVIDDDDDDEYPWRQNAHRYYIHLLLSLFLFLWFILGNYWVFSVYLPDFLPPFQQPQDYCDKTLYLFAVGVLALSHTVLVLLLLCSGCVYLCSRWRLAADED